The following proteins are encoded in a genomic region of Dioscorea cayenensis subsp. rotundata cultivar TDr96_F1 chromosome 8, TDr96_F1_v2_PseudoChromosome.rev07_lg8_w22 25.fasta, whole genome shotgun sequence:
- the LOC120266677 gene encoding transcription factor GTE9-like isoform X2 codes for MESRVTDLGYGGYGRCHSSNSYKRLSAVSGNCKVLMSRKRKTPDTIMPWMGADNCSEAIMVSEKSKLTSVMANAPKDNTSWMSKGQDEKDQKMDIRTVRQCAIILKKLMSHQVGWVFNQPVDPVKLNIPDYFSIISKPMDLGTIKRKLEGKLYSSTHQFAADVRLTFSNAMQYNPPGNEVHIMAKELNNIFNLRWKLLEDKWIKETVTVLHKPVTKDGQNQEFKTKQAVRITSALSATAMRKCAKVSVVDTRKVMDDETLKTASAGINDTCVSMEFSSRCQYDVSQASVIDVDSDRSLADESHGHDCILSDLDFKNSLAEAAVIEDNAQTMWHLASSPVAARKEDSLPLEQLSPTKALRAAMLKSRFADTIIKAQQKTLLNHGNKVDRVKMQREKEKLEKQQQEEKARIEAHVKAAEASARKKAEYELKMQREKEREAARLALRKMEKTVDINDNFQTFKDLESLAYSLSGHQLDEMDRIRNPLEKLGLFIKREELDEPDDHVGVAADNSHNNGDVEEGEIGCL; via the exons ATGGAATCTCGAGTAACTGATTTGGGATATGGTGGATATGGACGTTGTCACTCTTCCAATTCTTACAAGAGGTTATCAGCTGTAAGCGGGAACTGTAAGGTGTTGATGAGTAGGAAAAGAAAAACTCCTGACACAATTATGCCATGGATGGGTGCTGATAACTGTTCTGAGGCTATTATGGTCAGTGAGAAATCAAAGCTGACATCTGTAATGGCAAATGCTCCTAAGGATAACACCTCATGGATGTCAAAAGGCCAGGATGAGAAGGATCAGAAAATGGACATTAGGACTGTGAGGCAGTGTGCCATAATATTGAAAAAACTAATGAGTCATCAAGTTGGCTGGGTTTTCAACCAACCTGTTGATCCGGTCAAACTGAATATACCTGATTATTTTTCTATCATTTCCAAACCCATGGACTTGGGCACTATAAAACGCAAGCTTGAAGGCAAATTGTACTCAAGCACCCATCAGTTTGCGGCAGATGTGAGGCTCACTTTCTCTAATGCAATGCAATACAATCCTCCAGGCAATGAGGTCCATATCATGGCAAAGGAATTAAATAATATCTTTAATCTAAGATGGAAATTACTGGAAGATAAATGGATAAAGGAAACAGTAACAGTCTTGCACAAGCCAGTGACAAAGGATGGGCAGAATCAAGAGTTCAAGACAAAACAAGCGGTCCGAATTACATCTGCTTTG TCTGCTACTGCCATGAGAAAATGTGCTAAGGTCTCTGTTGTGGATACTCGCAAAGTTATGGATgatgaaaccctaaaaacagCGTCAGCTGGCATCAATGATACATGTGTCAGTATGGAATTCAGTTCCCGATGTCAGTATGATGTTTCACAGGCTTCAGTTATTG ATGTAGACTCAGATAGGTCTCTGGCTGACGAGAGTCATGGTCATGATTGTATTTTATCTGATCTG GATTTTAAAAACAGCTTAGCAG AGGCTGCAGTTATTGAAGACAATGCTCAAACCATGTGGCATCTTGCTTCCTCACCAGTAGCTGCAAGAAAAG AAGATTCCCTCCCTCTGGAGCAACTATCACCAACCAAAGCTCTCCGTGCTGCAATGCTGAAGAGCCGTTTTGCTGATACCATAATTAAAGCACAGCAGAAAACACTCTTGAATCAT GGAAACAAAGTAGATCGGGTGAAGATGCAGAGGGAAAAAGAGAAACTGGAAAAGCAACAGCAGGAAG AGAAGGCTCGAATTGAAGCCCATGTTAAAGCTGCTGAAGCTTCTGCAAGAAAGAAGGCGGAATACGAGTTGAAGATGCAGAGGGAAAAAGAGAGGGAGGCAGCTCGCTTGGCTCTGCGAAAG ATGGAAAAAACTGTGGACATCAATGATAACTTCCAGACATTTAAAGACCTTGAATCTCTAGCTTATTCTCTATCTGGCCACCAGCTTGATGAAATGGATAGAATTCGGAACCCATTAGAGAAGTTGGGTTTGTTCATTAAGCGTGAAGAACTGGATGAGCCTGATGATCATGTTGGTGTTGCAGCTGATAACAGTCATAACAATGGTGATGTAGAAGAAGGGGAGATTGGTTGCTTATAA
- the LOC120266677 gene encoding transcription factor GTE9-like isoform X1: MESRVTDLGYGGYGRCHSSNSYKRLSAVSGNCKVLMSRKRKTPDTIMPWMGADNCSEAIMVSEKSKLTSVMANAPKDNTSWMSKGQDEKDQKMDIRTVRQCAIILKKLMSHQVGWVFNQPVDPVKLNIPDYFSIISKPMDLGTIKRKLEGKLYSSTHQFAADVRLTFSNAMQYNPPGNEVHIMAKELNNIFNLRWKLLEDKWIKETVTVLHKPVTKDGQNQEFKTKQAVRITSALSATAMRKCAKVSVVDTRKVMDDETLKTASAGINDTCVSMEFSSRCQYDVSQASVIDVDSDRSLADESHGHDCILSDLDFKNSLAEAAVIEDNAQTMWHLASSPVAARKDAEDSLPLEQLSPTKALRAAMLKSRFADTIIKAQQKTLLNHGNKVDRVKMQREKEKLEKQQQEEKARIEAHVKAAEASARKKAEYELKMQREKEREAARLALRKMEKTVDINDNFQTFKDLESLAYSLSGHQLDEMDRIRNPLEKLGLFIKREELDEPDDHVGVAADNSHNNGDVEEGEIGCL, encoded by the exons ATGGAATCTCGAGTAACTGATTTGGGATATGGTGGATATGGACGTTGTCACTCTTCCAATTCTTACAAGAGGTTATCAGCTGTAAGCGGGAACTGTAAGGTGTTGATGAGTAGGAAAAGAAAAACTCCTGACACAATTATGCCATGGATGGGTGCTGATAACTGTTCTGAGGCTATTATGGTCAGTGAGAAATCAAAGCTGACATCTGTAATGGCAAATGCTCCTAAGGATAACACCTCATGGATGTCAAAAGGCCAGGATGAGAAGGATCAGAAAATGGACATTAGGACTGTGAGGCAGTGTGCCATAATATTGAAAAAACTAATGAGTCATCAAGTTGGCTGGGTTTTCAACCAACCTGTTGATCCGGTCAAACTGAATATACCTGATTATTTTTCTATCATTTCCAAACCCATGGACTTGGGCACTATAAAACGCAAGCTTGAAGGCAAATTGTACTCAAGCACCCATCAGTTTGCGGCAGATGTGAGGCTCACTTTCTCTAATGCAATGCAATACAATCCTCCAGGCAATGAGGTCCATATCATGGCAAAGGAATTAAATAATATCTTTAATCTAAGATGGAAATTACTGGAAGATAAATGGATAAAGGAAACAGTAACAGTCTTGCACAAGCCAGTGACAAAGGATGGGCAGAATCAAGAGTTCAAGACAAAACAAGCGGTCCGAATTACATCTGCTTTG TCTGCTACTGCCATGAGAAAATGTGCTAAGGTCTCTGTTGTGGATACTCGCAAAGTTATGGATgatgaaaccctaaaaacagCGTCAGCTGGCATCAATGATACATGTGTCAGTATGGAATTCAGTTCCCGATGTCAGTATGATGTTTCACAGGCTTCAGTTATTG ATGTAGACTCAGATAGGTCTCTGGCTGACGAGAGTCATGGTCATGATTGTATTTTATCTGATCTG GATTTTAAAAACAGCTTAGCAG AGGCTGCAGTTATTGAAGACAATGCTCAAACCATGTGGCATCTTGCTTCCTCACCAGTAGCTGCAAGAAAAG ATGCAGAAGATTCCCTCCCTCTGGAGCAACTATCACCAACCAAAGCTCTCCGTGCTGCAATGCTGAAGAGCCGTTTTGCTGATACCATAATTAAAGCACAGCAGAAAACACTCTTGAATCAT GGAAACAAAGTAGATCGGGTGAAGATGCAGAGGGAAAAAGAGAAACTGGAAAAGCAACAGCAGGAAG AGAAGGCTCGAATTGAAGCCCATGTTAAAGCTGCTGAAGCTTCTGCAAGAAAGAAGGCGGAATACGAGTTGAAGATGCAGAGGGAAAAAGAGAGGGAGGCAGCTCGCTTGGCTCTGCGAAAG ATGGAAAAAACTGTGGACATCAATGATAACTTCCAGACATTTAAAGACCTTGAATCTCTAGCTTATTCTCTATCTGGCCACCAGCTTGATGAAATGGATAGAATTCGGAACCCATTAGAGAAGTTGGGTTTGTTCATTAAGCGTGAAGAACTGGATGAGCCTGATGATCATGTTGGTGTTGCAGCTGATAACAGTCATAACAATGGTGATGTAGAAGAAGGGGAGATTGGTTGCTTATAA